One window of Nicotiana tomentosiformis chromosome 11, ASM39032v3, whole genome shotgun sequence genomic DNA carries:
- the LOC104106860 gene encoding uncharacterized protein isoform X1, whose translation MGLVRNPNMKSEDYLEGMLSDYMGGKAKMRTPKSSSIKLVTVLTCLQFAFAVYATFLLYYMSPSVDLRTKPDFTWATRIAQSWKHFIIPPHVVSHALVNKTEIQLKPINPSDVCEHEKIDFEQKKSNDALMIKLKTELYQELRYFQSKNLGTETLSELMAMKSKWDLRGPNKPKITVILNHFKRKTLCSQLDSLLGQTLPFHHAWVVAFGSPNEKSLKNIVDNYNDSRISFISSTYDFKYYGRFQMALQTEADLVYIVDDDMIPGKKMLQILAHVAGIDKYKNSVLGSIGRILPFRQKDLTFPSYRKFRSKEAGLYLPDPAYNITVDKIVQVDFLSSSWFLSAELVKTLFIETPFTFMTGEDLHLSYQLQKYRNAGSFVLPVDPKDKETWGDSEHRLAYVSETTVIFKDTVQVRDDQWWKALSTGYVTQWAAMNPQKIDALFYAHSVDEVKALAPLLEKFRSTVGKKAYIVVSGGSFCPCEDSVTALNWPKVVCKERRFKIMDLGVGALSTISNSEVPVVQAVYASMKGLINIHNPSLVITVADADPNVKKALKMAIEANTNSSTLVLLPRSSVTKVLWMADLRSTALPNWNRMRLSINIITQNRANSLARLLKALSDAYYIGDEVPITFNMDSKVDEATIKLVNSFNWPHGPKTLRRRIIQGGLIRAVSESWYPSSDDDFGLLLEDDIEVSPYYYLWIKYAVLAYHYDPQISLPELSSISLYTPRLVEVVKERPKWNATNFFKQIHPNTPYLHQLPCSWGAVFFPKQWKEFYVYMNMRFTEDPKQNPVQIPKSRTNGWQASWKKFLIDMMYLRGYVSLYPNFPNQSSFSTNHMEPGAHIAAKENVIKHNKADFEVPLLKEDFKNLLPNGKMPPVSKLPSLNLFNQPVSLKGLKAAGAKLGKDVIQCSPTEIVAVHHDTGLPSHCARF comes from the exons ATGGGGTTAGTCAGGAATCCTAATATGAAAAGTGAAGATTATTTGGAAGGTATGTTAAGTGATTACATGGGAGGAAAAGCAAAGATGAGAACACCAAAAAGTTCTTCAATTAAGCTTGTGACGGTATTAACTTGTTTACAATTTGCTTTTGCTGTTTATGCAACATTTCTTCTGTATTACATGAGTCCATCAGTTGATTTGAGAACTAAACCAGACTTTACATGGGCTACGCGAATCGCTCAATCTTGGAAACACTTCATTATACCTCCACATGTTGTTAGTCATGCCCTTGTTAATAAAACAGAAATACAACTAAAACCAATTAATCCTTCTGATGTTTGTGAACATGAGAAGATTGATTTTGAGCAAAAGAAATCTAATGATGCACTTATGATCAAGTTGAAGACAGAACTTTATCAAGAACTAAGATATTTTCAAAGCAAGAATCTTGGTACTGAAACTTTGTCTGAGCTAATGGCAATGAAGTCCAAGTGGGATTTACGCGGTCCAAACAAGCCAAAAATCACAGTAATCTTGAACCATTTCAAGAGAAAAACTCTGTGTTCTCAGCTTGATTCTTTGCTTGGACAAACTCTTCCATTTCATCATGCTTGGGTAGTTGCATTTGGAAGTCCTAATGAGAAATCACTTAAGAATATTGTAGATAATTACAATGACTCAAGAATAAGTTTTATCAGTTCAACTTATGATTTCAAGTACTATGGAAGGTTCCAAATGGCTTTGCAAACAGAAGCTGATCTTGTATATATCGTAGACGATGACATGATTCCAGGGAAGAAAATGTTGCAAATCTTAGCACATGTAGCAGGGATAGACAAGTACAAGAATTCTGTTTTGGGAAGCATTGGTAGGATTTTGCCATTTAGACAGAAGGATTTAACTTTTCCAAGCTACAGAAAGTTTCGATCCAAGGAAGCAGGGCTTTATTTGCCTGATCCTGCTTATAATATCACTGTGGATAAAATTGTTCAGGTGGATTTCCTCTCCAGTTCTTGGTTTCTTTCAGCTGAACTAGTCAAGACACTTTTTATCGAAACGCCCTTCACTTTCATGACAGGAGAAGACTTGCACTTAAG CTATCAACTTCAGAAGTATAGAAATGCTGGATCATTTGTTCTGCCAGTTGATCCTAAGGACAAAGAAACTTGGGGTGACAGTGAGCACAGACTTGCATATGTATCCGAAACCACTGTTATATTCAAGGACACTGTTCAAGTCCGGGACGATCAATGGTGGAAAGCACTCTCCACCGGTTATGTAACACAATGGGCAGCAATGAATCCTCAAAAAATTGATGCACTTTTCTATGCCCACTCTGTCGATGAAGTTAAAGCTCTCGCACCTCTTCTTGAGAAATTCAGGTCAACTGTTGGAAAGAAGGCCTACATTGTTGTCTCGGGAGGCAGCTTCTGCCCTTGCGAAGATTCTGTTACAGCTTTAAACTGGCCTAAGGTTGTATGCAAAGAAAGAAGATTCAAGATTATGGATTTAGGAGTTGGTGCTCTatcaacaatttcaaattcagAAGTGCCCGTCGTTCAAGCAGTCTATGCTAGCATGAAAGGACTAATCAACATTCATAACCCGAGCCTCGTGATCACAGTAGCTGATGCAGATCCCAATGTGAAAAAAGCACTCAAGATGGCTATAGAAGCTAACACAAACAGTTCAACTTTGGTCCTTTTACCTAGATCATCGGTTACTAAGGTTCTTTGGATGGCTGATCTTCGGTCCACAGCATTGCCAA ATTGGAATCGTATGAGGCTTTCCATAAACATCATCACACAGAATAGAGCTAATTCACTAGCAAGGCTTCTCAAGGCTCTCAGCGATGCATACTATATAGGCGATGAAGTTCCCATTACTTTCAACATGGATAGCAAAGTGGATGAAGCAACTATAAAGCTTGTTAACTCATTCAATTGGCCTCACGGACCTAAAACTCTTCGAAGAAGAATCATCCAAGGAGGCCTAATTCGAGCTGTTAGTGAGAGTTGGTACCCCTCATCGGATGATGATTTTGGCCTTTTACTCGAAGATGATATCGAAGTATCCCCTTACTATTACCTCTGGATCAAATATGCTGTCTTGGCCTACCACTATGACCCTCAAATATCACTTCCCGAGCTCTCCTCGATCTCTCTGTACACGCCACGACTGGTGGAAGTTGTAAAAGAAAGGCCTAAATGGAATGCAACAAATTTCTTCAAGCAAATTCATCCAAACACACCTTATCTCCACCAGTTGCCTTGTAGTTGGGGTGCTGTTTTCTTTCCCAAGCAATGGAAGGAATTCTATGTTTACATGAACATGAGGTTCACTGAAGATCCCAAGCAAAATCCTGTTCAAATACCAAAATCAAGAACAAACGGTTGGCAAGCTTCTTGGAAAAAGTTTTTGATAGATATGATGTACTTAAGAGGGTATGTTAGTCTTTATCCGAACTTTCCAAATCAATCGAGCTTTTCCACAAATCATATGGAACCAGGTGCACATATTGCTGCTAAGGAGAATGTGATTAAGCATAACAAGGCTGATTTTGAAGTGCCATTGCTAAAGGAAGATTTCAAGAACCTTTTGCCGAATGGAAAAATGCCTCCGGTTTCAAAGTTGCCTTCATTGAACCTCTTCAATCAGCCTGTTTCTCTAAAGGGATTAAAAGCAGCAGGAGCAAAACTAGGGAAAGATGTTATTCAATGCAGTCCAACGGAGATAGTAGCTGTTCACCATGATACAGGTTTACCTTCACATTGTGCAAGATTCTGA
- the LOC104106860 gene encoding uncharacterized protein isoform X3, with translation MIPGKKMLQILAHVAGIDKYKNSVLGSIGRILPFRQKDLTFPSYRKFRSKEAGLYLPDPAYNITVDKIVQVDFLSSSWFLSAELVKTLFIETPFTFMTGEDLHLSYQLQKYRNAGSFVLPVDPKDKETWGDSEHRLAYVSETTVIFKDTVQVRDDQWWKALSTGYVTQWAAMNPQKIDALFYAHSVDEVKALAPLLEKFRSTVGKKAYIVVSGGSFCPCEDSVTALNWPKVVCKERRFKIMDLGVGALSTISNSEVPVVQAVYASMKGLINIHNPSLVITVADADPNVKKALKMAIEANTNSSTLVLLPRSSVTKVLWMADLRSTALPNWNRMRLSINIITQNRANSLARLLKALSDAYYIGDEVPITFNMDSKVDEATIKLVNSFNWPHGPKTLRRRIIQGGLIRAVSESWYPSSDDDFGLLLEDDIEVSPYYYLWIKYAVLAYHYDPQISLPELSSISLYTPRLVEVVKERPKWNATNFFKQIHPNTPYLHQLPCSWGAVFFPKQWKEFYVYMNMRFTEDPKQNPVQIPKSRTNGWQASWKKFLIDMMYLRGYVSLYPNFPNQSSFSTNHMEPGAHIAAKENVIKHNKADFEVPLLKEDFKNLLPNGKMPPVSKLPSLNLFNQPVSLKGLKAAGAKLGKDVIQCSPTEIVAVHHDTGLPSHCARF, from the exons ATGATTCCAGGGAAGAAAATGTTGCAAATCTTAGCACATGTAGCAGGGATAGACAAGTACAAGAATTCTGTTTTGGGAAGCATTGGTAGGATTTTGCCATTTAGACAGAAGGATTTAACTTTTCCAAGCTACAGAAAGTTTCGATCCAAGGAAGCAGGGCTTTATTTGCCTGATCCTGCTTATAATATCACTGTGGATAAAATTGTTCAGGTGGATTTCCTCTCCAGTTCTTGGTTTCTTTCAGCTGAACTAGTCAAGACACTTTTTATCGAAACGCCCTTCACTTTCATGACAGGAGAAGACTTGCACTTAAG CTATCAACTTCAGAAGTATAGAAATGCTGGATCATTTGTTCTGCCAGTTGATCCTAAGGACAAAGAAACTTGGGGTGACAGTGAGCACAGACTTGCATATGTATCCGAAACCACTGTTATATTCAAGGACACTGTTCAAGTCCGGGACGATCAATGGTGGAAAGCACTCTCCACCGGTTATGTAACACAATGGGCAGCAATGAATCCTCAAAAAATTGATGCACTTTTCTATGCCCACTCTGTCGATGAAGTTAAAGCTCTCGCACCTCTTCTTGAGAAATTCAGGTCAACTGTTGGAAAGAAGGCCTACATTGTTGTCTCGGGAGGCAGCTTCTGCCCTTGCGAAGATTCTGTTACAGCTTTAAACTGGCCTAAGGTTGTATGCAAAGAAAGAAGATTCAAGATTATGGATTTAGGAGTTGGTGCTCTatcaacaatttcaaattcagAAGTGCCCGTCGTTCAAGCAGTCTATGCTAGCATGAAAGGACTAATCAACATTCATAACCCGAGCCTCGTGATCACAGTAGCTGATGCAGATCCCAATGTGAAAAAAGCACTCAAGATGGCTATAGAAGCTAACACAAACAGTTCAACTTTGGTCCTTTTACCTAGATCATCGGTTACTAAGGTTCTTTGGATGGCTGATCTTCGGTCCACAGCATTGCCAA ATTGGAATCGTATGAGGCTTTCCATAAACATCATCACACAGAATAGAGCTAATTCACTAGCAAGGCTTCTCAAGGCTCTCAGCGATGCATACTATATAGGCGATGAAGTTCCCATTACTTTCAACATGGATAGCAAAGTGGATGAAGCAACTATAAAGCTTGTTAACTCATTCAATTGGCCTCACGGACCTAAAACTCTTCGAAGAAGAATCATCCAAGGAGGCCTAATTCGAGCTGTTAGTGAGAGTTGGTACCCCTCATCGGATGATGATTTTGGCCTTTTACTCGAAGATGATATCGAAGTATCCCCTTACTATTACCTCTGGATCAAATATGCTGTCTTGGCCTACCACTATGACCCTCAAATATCACTTCCCGAGCTCTCCTCGATCTCTCTGTACACGCCACGACTGGTGGAAGTTGTAAAAGAAAGGCCTAAATGGAATGCAACAAATTTCTTCAAGCAAATTCATCCAAACACACCTTATCTCCACCAGTTGCCTTGTAGTTGGGGTGCTGTTTTCTTTCCCAAGCAATGGAAGGAATTCTATGTTTACATGAACATGAGGTTCACTGAAGATCCCAAGCAAAATCCTGTTCAAATACCAAAATCAAGAACAAACGGTTGGCAAGCTTCTTGGAAAAAGTTTTTGATAGATATGATGTACTTAAGAGGGTATGTTAGTCTTTATCCGAACTTTCCAAATCAATCGAGCTTTTCCACAAATCATATGGAACCAGGTGCACATATTGCTGCTAAGGAGAATGTGATTAAGCATAACAAGGCTGATTTTGAAGTGCCATTGCTAAAGGAAGATTTCAAGAACCTTTTGCCGAATGGAAAAATGCCTCCGGTTTCAAAGTTGCCTTCATTGAACCTCTTCAATCAGCCTGTTTCTCTAAAGGGATTAAAAGCAGCAGGAGCAAAACTAGGGAAAGATGTTATTCAATGCAGTCCAACGGAGATAGTAGCTGTTCACCATGATACAGGTTTACCTTCACATTGTGCAAGATTCTGA
- the LOC104106860 gene encoding uncharacterized protein isoform X2, with product MALQTEADLVYIVDDDMIPGKKMLQILAHVAGIDKYKNSVLGSIGRILPFRQKDLTFPSYRKFRSKEAGLYLPDPAYNITVDKIVQVDFLSSSWFLSAELVKTLFIETPFTFMTGEDLHLSYQLQKYRNAGSFVLPVDPKDKETWGDSEHRLAYVSETTVIFKDTVQVRDDQWWKALSTGYVTQWAAMNPQKIDALFYAHSVDEVKALAPLLEKFRSTVGKKAYIVVSGGSFCPCEDSVTALNWPKVVCKERRFKIMDLGVGALSTISNSEVPVVQAVYASMKGLINIHNPSLVITVADADPNVKKALKMAIEANTNSSTLVLLPRSSVTKVLWMADLRSTALPNWNRMRLSINIITQNRANSLARLLKALSDAYYIGDEVPITFNMDSKVDEATIKLVNSFNWPHGPKTLRRRIIQGGLIRAVSESWYPSSDDDFGLLLEDDIEVSPYYYLWIKYAVLAYHYDPQISLPELSSISLYTPRLVEVVKERPKWNATNFFKQIHPNTPYLHQLPCSWGAVFFPKQWKEFYVYMNMRFTEDPKQNPVQIPKSRTNGWQASWKKFLIDMMYLRGYVSLYPNFPNQSSFSTNHMEPGAHIAAKENVIKHNKADFEVPLLKEDFKNLLPNGKMPPVSKLPSLNLFNQPVSLKGLKAAGAKLGKDVIQCSPTEIVAVHHDTGLPSHCARF from the exons ATGGCTTTGCAAACAGAAGCTGATCTTGTATATATCGTAGACGATGACATGATTCCAGGGAAGAAAATGTTGCAAATCTTAGCACATGTAGCAGGGATAGACAAGTACAAGAATTCTGTTTTGGGAAGCATTGGTAGGATTTTGCCATTTAGACAGAAGGATTTAACTTTTCCAAGCTACAGAAAGTTTCGATCCAAGGAAGCAGGGCTTTATTTGCCTGATCCTGCTTATAATATCACTGTGGATAAAATTGTTCAGGTGGATTTCCTCTCCAGTTCTTGGTTTCTTTCAGCTGAACTAGTCAAGACACTTTTTATCGAAACGCCCTTCACTTTCATGACAGGAGAAGACTTGCACTTAAG CTATCAACTTCAGAAGTATAGAAATGCTGGATCATTTGTTCTGCCAGTTGATCCTAAGGACAAAGAAACTTGGGGTGACAGTGAGCACAGACTTGCATATGTATCCGAAACCACTGTTATATTCAAGGACACTGTTCAAGTCCGGGACGATCAATGGTGGAAAGCACTCTCCACCGGTTATGTAACACAATGGGCAGCAATGAATCCTCAAAAAATTGATGCACTTTTCTATGCCCACTCTGTCGATGAAGTTAAAGCTCTCGCACCTCTTCTTGAGAAATTCAGGTCAACTGTTGGAAAGAAGGCCTACATTGTTGTCTCGGGAGGCAGCTTCTGCCCTTGCGAAGATTCTGTTACAGCTTTAAACTGGCCTAAGGTTGTATGCAAAGAAAGAAGATTCAAGATTATGGATTTAGGAGTTGGTGCTCTatcaacaatttcaaattcagAAGTGCCCGTCGTTCAAGCAGTCTATGCTAGCATGAAAGGACTAATCAACATTCATAACCCGAGCCTCGTGATCACAGTAGCTGATGCAGATCCCAATGTGAAAAAAGCACTCAAGATGGCTATAGAAGCTAACACAAACAGTTCAACTTTGGTCCTTTTACCTAGATCATCGGTTACTAAGGTTCTTTGGATGGCTGATCTTCGGTCCACAGCATTGCCAA ATTGGAATCGTATGAGGCTTTCCATAAACATCATCACACAGAATAGAGCTAATTCACTAGCAAGGCTTCTCAAGGCTCTCAGCGATGCATACTATATAGGCGATGAAGTTCCCATTACTTTCAACATGGATAGCAAAGTGGATGAAGCAACTATAAAGCTTGTTAACTCATTCAATTGGCCTCACGGACCTAAAACTCTTCGAAGAAGAATCATCCAAGGAGGCCTAATTCGAGCTGTTAGTGAGAGTTGGTACCCCTCATCGGATGATGATTTTGGCCTTTTACTCGAAGATGATATCGAAGTATCCCCTTACTATTACCTCTGGATCAAATATGCTGTCTTGGCCTACCACTATGACCCTCAAATATCACTTCCCGAGCTCTCCTCGATCTCTCTGTACACGCCACGACTGGTGGAAGTTGTAAAAGAAAGGCCTAAATGGAATGCAACAAATTTCTTCAAGCAAATTCATCCAAACACACCTTATCTCCACCAGTTGCCTTGTAGTTGGGGTGCTGTTTTCTTTCCCAAGCAATGGAAGGAATTCTATGTTTACATGAACATGAGGTTCACTGAAGATCCCAAGCAAAATCCTGTTCAAATACCAAAATCAAGAACAAACGGTTGGCAAGCTTCTTGGAAAAAGTTTTTGATAGATATGATGTACTTAAGAGGGTATGTTAGTCTTTATCCGAACTTTCCAAATCAATCGAGCTTTTCCACAAATCATATGGAACCAGGTGCACATATTGCTGCTAAGGAGAATGTGATTAAGCATAACAAGGCTGATTTTGAAGTGCCATTGCTAAAGGAAGATTTCAAGAACCTTTTGCCGAATGGAAAAATGCCTCCGGTTTCAAAGTTGCCTTCATTGAACCTCTTCAATCAGCCTGTTTCTCTAAAGGGATTAAAAGCAGCAGGAGCAAAACTAGGGAAAGATGTTATTCAATGCAGTCCAACGGAGATAGTAGCTGTTCACCATGATACAGGTTTACCTTCACATTGTGCAAGATTCTGA